In a single window of the Leisingera daeponensis DSM 23529 genome:
- a CDS encoding SOS response-associated peptidase, translating to MCGRFAITLPSDAMAQLFAAKPANDLPKVPNFNVCPTNPVHVVQAGAGGRQLVAMRWGFLPHWYKTQTAGPLLINARAETIAEKPAFAAAARERRCLIPASGFYEWTKSEGGARLPWYIHRSNGAPIAFAAVWQSWGADDPVKTCAIVTTAANQGMSAIHHRMPLILEPQDWGKWLGEEGHGAATLMQPGAEGVLVYHRADPAVNSNRAEGPELIEPFEPGDTPRGRLI from the coding sequence ATGTGCGGACGATTTGCCATAACCCTGCCCAGTGATGCAATGGCGCAGCTGTTTGCGGCGAAGCCTGCCAATGATCTGCCCAAGGTGCCGAACTTCAATGTCTGCCCGACCAATCCGGTGCATGTGGTGCAGGCGGGCGCGGGCGGGCGGCAGCTGGTTGCCATGCGCTGGGGGTTCCTGCCGCATTGGTACAAGACGCAAACCGCCGGCCCGCTGCTGATCAATGCGCGGGCGGAGACGATTGCGGAAAAGCCCGCCTTTGCCGCCGCGGCCCGTGAGCGGCGGTGCCTGATCCCGGCCAGCGGGTTCTATGAATGGACCAAGTCGGAGGGCGGCGCCCGGCTGCCCTGGTACATCCACCGCAGCAACGGTGCGCCGATTGCCTTTGCCGCGGTGTGGCAAAGCTGGGGCGCGGACGATCCGGTCAAGACTTGCGCGATCGTGACCACCGCCGCCAATCAGGGGATGTCGGCGATCCACCACCGGATGCCGCTGATCCTGGAGCCGCAGGACTGGGGGAAATGGCTGGGCGAGGAGGGCCATGGCGCCGCAACGCTGATGCAGCCGGGGGCGGAGGGCGTGCTGGTCTATCACCGGGCCGATCCGGCGGTGAACTCCAACCGGGCTGAGGGGCCGGAGCTGATCGAGCCGTTTGAGCCGGGCGATACCCCGCGCGGCCGCCTGATCTGA
- a CDS encoding MarR family winged helix-turn-helix transcriptional regulator produces MDTDPLDIHALPGHLIRRLHQISVAQFMERMAAEGIDLTPVQFSAMAAIRRHPGIDQASVAGLIAYDRATLGKVVDRLVDKGLVARRVSAADRRAREVSLTRDGEALLERILPVVRAAQPAIFTGLTAAEQETFVALLRKATLAANELSRAPQRDLPSSQAAE; encoded by the coding sequence ATGGACACCGACCCTTTGGACATTCACGCGCTGCCCGGCCACCTGATCCGGCGGCTGCACCAGATCTCCGTCGCCCAGTTCATGGAGCGGATGGCGGCCGAAGGCATCGACCTCACCCCCGTGCAGTTCTCCGCCATGGCCGCCATCCGCCGCCATCCGGGCATCGATCAGGCCTCTGTCGCGGGTCTGATCGCCTATGACCGCGCAACGCTGGGCAAGGTGGTGGACCGGCTGGTGGACAAGGGATTGGTGGCACGCCGGGTGTCCGCTGCCGACCGCCGCGCCCGCGAGGTCAGCCTGACCCGCGACGGCGAGGCGCTGCTGGAGCGGATCCTGCCGGTCGTCCGGGCCGCCCAGCCCGCGATCTTCACCGGCCTCACCGCGGCGGAGCAGGAAACCTTCGTGGCCCTGCTGCGCAAGGCAACACTCGCCGCCAATGAGCTGAGCCGGGCACCGCAGCGCGACCTGCCCAGCAGCCAGGCCGCCGAATAA
- the selD gene encoding selenide, water dikinase SelD → MDSSRLPLTRDLVLIGGGHTHALVLRKWGMRPLPGARLTVINPGPSAPYSGMLPGFVAGHYAREELDIDLVRLARFAGARVVLGAAEHIDTAAQRVHVPGRPPVAYDVASVDIGITSAMPDLPGFAEHGIPAKPLGRFAAQWAAFRDGSGPAHAAVIGGGGAGAELILAMAYALKSRGRLSQATLIDSDQALRAIGETARRKLLRALVEHGVRLEENAPVERVEDGYLVLQDGREVLSDFTTGAAGARPYGWLADSGLDLQDGFIRVSETLQSSVPNVFAAGDCAHMDFAPRPKAGVYAVRQAPVLAHNLRSTLTGDPLRKYRPQKDYLKLISMGAKEALGERFGTTLAGPVMWSWKDRIDQAFMEKFRDLPAMDPPPLPAEHTIGMEEALGDKPLCGGCGAKVGRGALLGTLAGLGTAERADITPLPGDDAALLTTGGAQQVISTDHLRSFTNDPVMMARIAAVHALGDIWAMGAEPQAATASLILPRMSPELQSRTLQEIMATAAEVMQQAGAAIIGGHTSLGDELTVGFTVTGLCPRLPITLAGAKPGDALILTKPLGSGVLMAAEMAGEADGGRVAAALDQMSQPQGEAARILQDAHAMTDVTGFGLLGHLLGICEASRTGAEVFTGHVPLMQGAADLADRGVRSSLLAANQAALPELKTTGWQDLLFDPQTAGGLLAAVAADQADALLKQLRDAGYPAALIGKITEGAGAITLSA, encoded by the coding sequence ATGGACTCCTCCCGATTGCCGCTCACCCGCGATCTGGTGCTGATCGGCGGCGGCCACACCCACGCGCTGGTGCTGCGCAAATGGGGCATGCGCCCCCTGCCCGGCGCCCGGCTGACGGTCATCAACCCCGGACCTTCCGCGCCCTATTCCGGGATGCTGCCCGGTTTCGTCGCAGGCCATTACGCGCGCGAAGAGCTGGACATCGACCTGGTGCGCCTCGCCCGCTTCGCCGGTGCCCGTGTGGTGCTGGGTGCGGCTGAGCATATCGACACCGCTGCCCAGCGGGTGCATGTGCCGGGCCGCCCGCCGGTTGCCTATGACGTGGCCTCGGTCGACATCGGCATCACCTCCGCCATGCCGGACCTGCCGGGCTTTGCCGAACACGGCATCCCGGCCAAGCCGCTCGGCCGGTTCGCCGCGCAGTGGGCCGCCTTCCGCGATGGCAGCGGCCCCGCCCATGCCGCCGTGATCGGCGGCGGGGGCGCCGGAGCAGAGCTGATCCTGGCCATGGCCTATGCCCTCAAATCCCGCGGCCGCCTGTCTCAGGCGACGCTGATCGACAGCGATCAGGCCTTGCGCGCGATCGGAGAGACCGCCCGCCGCAAGCTCCTGCGCGCCCTGGTCGAACACGGCGTCCGGCTGGAGGAAAACGCGCCGGTCGAGCGGGTCGAAGACGGCTATCTCGTCCTGCAGGACGGGCGCGAGGTGCTGTCGGACTTCACCACCGGCGCCGCCGGCGCCCGCCCCTACGGTTGGCTCGCGGACAGCGGGCTTGACCTGCAGGACGGCTTCATCCGGGTCAGTGAAACCCTGCAAAGCTCCGTGCCGAATGTCTTTGCCGCGGGCGACTGCGCCCATATGGATTTTGCCCCGCGCCCCAAGGCCGGCGTCTATGCGGTGCGCCAGGCGCCTGTGCTCGCCCACAATCTGCGCAGCACCCTGACCGGCGATCCGCTGCGCAAATACCGCCCGCAGAAGGACTACCTGAAACTGATCTCCATGGGCGCCAAGGAAGCCCTGGGGGAGCGCTTCGGCACGACGCTGGCGGGGCCGGTGATGTGGAGCTGGAAGGACCGCATCGACCAGGCCTTCATGGAGAAATTCCGCGACCTGCCCGCGATGGACCCGCCACCGCTGCCCGCCGAACACACGATCGGCATGGAGGAGGCGCTGGGCGACAAGCCCCTGTGCGGCGGCTGCGGCGCCAAGGTCGGGCGCGGCGCGCTGCTCGGCACGCTCGCGGGGCTTGGCACGGCGGAGCGCGCGGACATCACGCCGCTGCCCGGCGACGACGCCGCCCTGCTGACCACCGGCGGCGCGCAACAAGTGATCAGCACCGACCACCTGCGCAGCTTCACCAACGACCCGGTGATGATGGCCCGCATCGCCGCCGTGCACGCGCTGGGGGACATCTGGGCAATGGGCGCAGAGCCGCAGGCGGCCACCGCCAGCCTGATCCTGCCGCGCATGTCGCCGGAGCTGCAAAGCCGCACCCTGCAGGAAATCATGGCCACCGCCGCCGAAGTCATGCAACAGGCCGGTGCCGCCATCATCGGCGGCCACACCTCGCTCGGGGATGAGCTGACCGTGGGCTTCACCGTCACCGGCCTCTGCCCCCGCCTGCCGATCACCCTTGCCGGCGCCAAACCGGGCGATGCGCTGATCCTGACCAAGCCCCTCGGCTCCGGCGTGCTGATGGCCGCCGAAATGGCAGGCGAAGCCGATGGCGGCAGGGTGGCCGCGGCACTGGATCAGATGAGCCAGCCGCAGGGCGAGGCTGCCCGTATCCTGCAGGACGCCCATGCGATGACCGACGTGACCGGCTTCGGCCTTCTCGGCCACCTGCTCGGCATCTGCGAGGCGTCCCGAACGGGCGCGGAGGTGTTCACTGGCCATGTGCCCCTGATGCAAGGCGCCGCGGATCTGGCAGACCGCGGCGTCCGCTCCTCGCTGCTGGCCGCGAACCAAGCGGCGCTGCCGGAGCTGAAAACCACCGGCTGGCAGGATCTGCTGTTTGACCCGCAAACCGCGGGCGGTCTCTTGGCAGCGGTGGCCGCAGATCAGGCCGACGCCCTGCTGAAGCAGCTGCGCGACGCCGGATACCCGGCCGCCCTCATCGGGAAGATCACAGAAGGGGCCGGGGCCATCACTCTCAGCGCCTGA
- a CDS encoding tetratricopeptide repeat-containing sulfotransferase family protein: protein MTLQNDLQSALGFLNQGKFKQALKQSKGGMKRHKSHPDFPNIAGISLSGLGKHRDAVPYFKKALALAPGFHDARKNLAQTLLFLQQGEPAMKLLERVLKDQPGDQAALYLQAQAHLVMNAPEAAIETATAALARDPRQPRMLRLRATAWNTLGDEKATLADYQAALKVNPNDADALQNASLLLARLMRQDEATEAAEKAVAVAPQNAEARRRLASQLISNGETAAAREQCLALMELDPKDTQVLEMLARISSREQNAELLPVAQKALKTAAPRSLDRANASFALARIADQAGDKEAFAAHNDEANACMAAQTPYDYEESERQFTRIMAAFPEAVTPADTAPEGPRPIYVVGMPRSGTTLTETVIGLHPDVFPLGERGVPAFLLHPYLDKDQDFTPEAARTFVAEDISRLPDMPEGTAAYVDKMPDNYRLLGHLGTAYPDARFVHLCRDPRDVALSIWRGYFSGSSLTYAYDLRAMAHRFNLYGRLMQHWRQVMPGRIYDLRYEDFVADIGGESRKLAEFCGLEWVEDMAHPERHEGQVLTLSNTQVRQTAHTRSIGKWEQYADLLTPFIDGLDPEIWPEIKG, encoded by the coding sequence ATGACTCTCCAGAACGATCTCCAGTCCGCCCTGGGTTTTCTCAACCAGGGCAAGTTCAAACAGGCGCTGAAACAGTCCAAGGGCGGCATGAAGCGGCACAAGAGCCACCCGGATTTTCCCAACATTGCGGGCATCTCCCTGTCGGGCCTCGGCAAGCACCGCGATGCCGTGCCCTACTTCAAGAAAGCGCTGGCGCTCGCCCCCGGCTTTCACGACGCGCGCAAGAACCTGGCGCAGACGCTTCTGTTCCTGCAGCAGGGTGAACCCGCGATGAAGCTGCTGGAGCGGGTGCTGAAGGACCAGCCCGGCGATCAGGCGGCGCTGTATCTTCAGGCGCAGGCGCATCTGGTGATGAACGCGCCCGAGGCCGCGATCGAGACCGCCACCGCCGCGCTGGCCCGCGACCCGCGCCAGCCGCGGATGCTGCGGCTGCGCGCCACCGCCTGGAACACGCTGGGCGATGAAAAGGCAACGCTGGCGGACTATCAGGCGGCGCTCAAGGTGAACCCCAACGACGCCGACGCGCTCCAGAACGCCAGCCTGCTGCTGGCGCGCCTGATGCGGCAGGACGAGGCCACCGAGGCCGCTGAGAAGGCCGTCGCCGTGGCCCCCCAGAACGCCGAGGCGCGCCGCCGCCTGGCCAGCCAGCTGATCTCCAACGGCGAGACGGCCGCCGCGCGCGAGCAGTGCCTGGCGCTGATGGAGCTGGACCCCAAGGACACACAGGTGCTGGAGATGCTGGCCCGGATCAGCAGCCGCGAGCAGAACGCGGAGCTGCTGCCCGTCGCGCAGAAGGCACTGAAAACCGCCGCGCCCCGCTCGCTCGACCGCGCCAACGCCAGTTTCGCCCTCGCCCGGATTGCCGATCAGGCCGGCGACAAGGAGGCCTTCGCCGCCCATAATGACGAGGCGAACGCCTGCATGGCGGCGCAGACCCCCTACGACTACGAAGAGAGCGAGCGCCAGTTCACCCGCATCATGGCGGCCTTCCCGGAGGCGGTCACCCCGGCGGACACCGCGCCCGAAGGCCCCCGCCCGATCTATGTGGTGGGGATGCCGCGCTCCGGCACCACCCTGACCGAAACCGTGATCGGCCTGCACCCGGATGTGTTCCCGCTGGGTGAACGCGGCGTGCCGGCCTTCCTGCTGCACCCCTATCTGGACAAGGATCAGGACTTCACGCCCGAGGCCGCCCGCACTTTCGTGGCCGAGGACATCAGCCGCCTGCCCGATATGCCCGAAGGCACGGCGGCCTATGTCGACAAGATGCCCGACAACTACCGCCTGCTGGGCCACCTTGGCACCGCCTACCCGGATGCACGGTTTGTTCATCTTTGCCGCGACCCGCGCGACGTGGCGCTGTCGATCTGGCGCGGCTATTTCTCCGGCAGCTCGCTCACCTATGCCTACGACCTGAGGGCGATGGCGCACCGCTTCAACCTTTATGGCCGGCTGATGCAGCACTGGCGCCAGGTGATGCCGGGGCGGATCTATGATCTGCGCTATGAAGACTTCGTTGCGGATATCGGCGGCGAAAGCCGCAAGCTGGCGGAGTTTTGCGGGCTGGAGTGGGTCGAGGACATGGCCCACCCGGAACGGCACGAGGGCCAGGTGCTGACGCTGTCGAACACCCAGGTAAGGCAGACGGCGCACACCCGCTCGATCGGCAAGTGGGAGCAATACGCCGACCTTCTGACGCCCTTCATCGACGGGCTGGACCCGGAAATCTGGCCGGAAATCAAAGGGTAA
- a CDS encoding DUF1992 domain-containing protein, whose protein sequence is MDHPLIDLINARIEAAEKDGAFDNLQGAGKPLPQCDDPENALLNRLVRESGGVPEFVSLSRELQRLRAELHETGDRSRRQEILKEMSMMDARIEIARKAYTK, encoded by the coding sequence ATGGACCACCCGCTGATCGACCTCATCAACGCCCGGATCGAAGCCGCTGAGAAGGACGGCGCCTTTGACAACCTGCAAGGCGCGGGCAAGCCGCTGCCGCAGTGCGATGACCCGGAAAACGCGCTGCTGAACCGGCTGGTGCGCGAAAGCGGCGGGGTGCCGGAGTTCGTCAGCCTGTCGCGCGAGTTGCAGCGGCTGCGGGCGGAGCTGCACGAGACCGGCGACCGCAGCCGCCGGCAGGAGATCCTGAAAGAAATGTCGATGATGGATGCGCGGATCGAGATCGCGCGCAAAGCCTACACCAAGTAG
- the mnmH gene encoding tRNA 2-selenouridine(34) synthase MnmH, with the protein MALTFTSLQEFYAHGFDTVIDVRSPAEYAEDHVPGAISLPVLDNEERAEVGTIYVQESPFKARKLGAAMVFRNAASHIEQSLSHHEGSWKPLVYCWRGGQRSGSFTWMLQQIGWRAEVVQGGYQSYRRLVNAALYQTALPHRLVALDGYTGSAKTEVLKRAGGLGVQVLDLEGLANHRGSLLGDMPTPQPSQKGFESAVAGALMKLDPARPVLVEAESSKIGQRIIPPAVWDAMKQAPRIELQVPVAARCRYLVEAYDDILSDAERLREKLGPLRAHRSGAVVDGWFASIEAGDKAALTEALMVEHYDPAYRKSRTAIGAEVAATVAADTLDDAGLDAAAAQVAEAMSGL; encoded by the coding sequence ATGGCGCTGACATTCACATCCCTGCAAGAGTTCTATGCCCACGGGTTCGACACCGTGATCGACGTGCGCAGCCCGGCGGAATACGCCGAGGACCATGTGCCGGGCGCGATCAGCCTGCCGGTGCTGGACAACGAGGAACGGGCTGAGGTCGGCACCATCTACGTGCAAGAGAGCCCCTTCAAGGCGCGCAAGCTGGGGGCGGCGATGGTGTTCCGCAATGCCGCCAGCCACATCGAGCAGAGCCTGAGCCACCATGAGGGCAGCTGGAAACCGCTGGTCTATTGCTGGCGCGGCGGCCAGCGGTCGGGGTCGTTCACCTGGATGCTGCAGCAGATCGGCTGGCGCGCCGAGGTGGTGCAGGGCGGCTATCAGAGCTACCGCCGGCTGGTGAATGCGGCGCTCTACCAGACCGCGCTGCCGCACCGCTTGGTGGCGCTGGACGGCTATACCGGATCGGCCAAGACCGAGGTGCTGAAACGCGCCGGCGGCTTGGGCGTGCAGGTGCTGGACCTGGAGGGGCTGGCCAATCACCGCGGCTCCCTGCTGGGCGATATGCCCACGCCGCAGCCCTCGCAGAAGGGGTTCGAGTCCGCTGTGGCGGGCGCTCTGATGAAACTGGACCCGGCCCGGCCGGTGCTGGTGGAGGCGGAGTCGAGCAAGATCGGCCAGCGGATCATTCCGCCCGCGGTCTGGGATGCGATGAAGCAGGCCCCCAGGATCGAACTGCAGGTGCCGGTGGCGGCGCGCTGCCGCTATCTGGTTGAGGCCTACGACGACATCCTGTCAGACGCGGAGCGGCTGCGCGAAAAGCTGGGGCCGCTGCGCGCCCACCGCTCCGGCGCGGTGGTGGACGGCTGGTTTGCCAGCATTGAGGCCGGGGACAAGGCCGCTTTGACCGAAGCGCTGATGGTGGAGCATTACGATCCCGCCTACCGCAAATCCCGGACCGCGATCGGGGCGGAGGTCGCTGCCACGGTGGCGGCTGACACGCTGGATGACGCGGGGCTGGATGCCGCTGCCGCGCAGGTGGCGGAGGCCATGTCCGGTCTTTGA